In Streptomyces sp. 840.1, the DNA window GGGTGAGCGAGTCGAAGTGCGCGCTGTCCCCGGGGCCGAGGTCGTGCACCGTTTCGCCCAGGGTCACCCGGAGGTTCCCGGCCAGGACGTACAGCCATTCCTCACCGGGGTGGACCCGCACCAGGTCGCCCTGCGCGCCGTACGGGACCCGGACGCGCAGCGCCTGCATCGCCCGGCCCGGACCACCCGCCTGCTGATACATCCAGCCGTCGGCCTCGGCCCCCTCGAACTTCCGGGCGCGGACGATCGCGTCACGTTCCGGGGGGATCTCGCCGAGCAGCTCGGAGACCGTCGTACCGTAGATCCTGGCGAGTCCGAGCAGCATCGGCAGCGAGGGCTGGCGCCGGCCCGTTTCGAGCCGGGACAGATGGGCGGGCGAGAGCCCGGCGCGCTGGGCGGCGGTCTCCAGGGTGAGCCCTCGGCCGCGGCGCAGATCGCGCAGGCGCGGTGCGACACCGGGCAGCTCGTCGGCCACCCCTCCTTCTGGAGGATTCATGTGTCCATTGGGCCAGGATCTTTCCTGGGAGGCAAATTTATTGCCTCCCAGGCAAAACCCCGCTGATCA includes these proteins:
- a CDS encoding helix-turn-helix domain-containing protein, coding for MNPPEGGVADELPGVAPRLRDLRRGRGLTLETAAQRAGLSPAHLSRLETGRRQPSLPMLLGLARIYGTTVSELLGEIPPERDAIVRARKFEGAEADGWMYQQAGGPGRAMQALRVRVPYGAQGDLVRVHPGEEWLYVLAGNLRVTLGETVHDLGPGDSAHFDSLTPHRIAAPEREGAELLFVHTLLQSPAAELCLGSGIHRR